The following coding sequences lie in one Paraburkholderia largidicola genomic window:
- a CDS encoding SDR family oxidoreductase yields MKIVVIGGTGLIGSKVVKHLRGRGHEVVAASPASGVNTITGEGLSEVLAGANVVVDLANSPSFEDAAVLEFFTTAGKNLFAAEKAAGVQHHVALSVVGTDRLAQSGYFRGKIAQEKLIRESGVPYTIIHSTQFFEFLGGIAQSGGEGETIRLSPAYFQPIASDDVGAAVADYAVEAPRNGIVEIAGPDRVRLADMVQRFLDATHDSRKVVADTGARYFGAELDDDTLVPGANPRLGALNFDAWFSQSQAAR; encoded by the coding sequence ATGAAGATCGTTGTGATCGGCGGCACGGGATTGATCGGCAGCAAGGTGGTCAAGCATCTGCGCGGGCGTGGTCATGAGGTCGTTGCCGCTTCACCGGCATCGGGTGTCAACACGATCACGGGCGAGGGCCTGAGCGAAGTATTGGCGGGCGCGAACGTCGTGGTCGATCTCGCCAACTCGCCCTCATTCGAAGATGCAGCCGTGCTCGAATTCTTCACGACGGCAGGCAAGAACCTGTTCGCTGCCGAAAAGGCCGCAGGCGTTCAGCATCACGTGGCGCTCTCGGTCGTCGGCACGGACCGGCTCGCGCAAAGCGGCTATTTCCGCGGCAAGATCGCGCAGGAAAAGTTGATCCGCGAATCGGGCGTGCCTTATACGATCATTCACTCGACGCAGTTCTTCGAGTTTCTCGGCGGCATTGCGCAGTCGGGTGGCGAGGGCGAGACCATCCGCCTGTCGCCCGCGTACTTCCAGCCCATCGCATCGGATGACGTCGGCGCGGCCGTCGCGGACTATGCCGTCGAAGCGCCGCGTAACGGTATCGTCGAGATCGCGGGACCGGATCGCGTGCGACTGGCGGACATGGTGCAACGCTTCCTCGATGCCACGCACGATTCGCGCAAGGTCGTCGCGGATACGGGCGCGCGTTACTTCGGCGCAGAGCTGGACGACGACACGCTCGTGCCCGGCGCGAATCCGCGTCTCGGCGCGTTGAACTTCGACGCGTGGTTCTCGCAATCGCAAGCCGCGCGATAA
- a CDS encoding VTT domain-containing protein yields the protein MPERTAVVWHFPTAIPASLGPWAVFLSVLVTQLGVPVPAAPMLMLAGTMAAMGQVSYAGVFFAAVGATLLADSLWFFVGRVRGRRLLNGLVRFSLSLDTTLRTARGVFERHGAPILTLAKFLPGLGLISAPLLGTTAIAPSVFLLWDAIGASLWTGVYLIGGAALHDQIVQAMLLVRNNGGTIFDAFAAICVTVLLYRWVRRVQFRRLLAKTRISPDQLDTMMRSDAPPLIFDARPRSVREQEAYRIAGAYPLDLDSPDKLDAVLLAHPIVVYCVCPSEATARRIIAQLHRKGIRHAHALKGGLDAWEKRGYPVEPLPSDFYTSLERLAVDVPEGEYTVRATMAS from the coding sequence ATGCCTGAAAGGACCGCTGTCGTGTGGCATTTCCCCACCGCTATCCCCGCTTCGCTCGGCCCGTGGGCCGTGTTTCTCAGCGTGCTCGTCACGCAACTCGGCGTGCCCGTGCCGGCCGCGCCGATGCTGATGCTCGCCGGGACGATGGCGGCGATGGGGCAGGTGTCGTACGCGGGGGTATTCTTCGCGGCCGTCGGCGCGACGCTGCTCGCCGATTCGCTATGGTTCTTCGTCGGACGCGTGCGCGGCCGGCGGCTGCTGAACGGACTCGTGCGCTTTTCGCTGTCGCTCGATACGACGCTGCGGACGGCGCGCGGCGTCTTCGAGCGGCATGGCGCGCCGATTCTCACGCTCGCCAAGTTTCTGCCTGGCCTCGGCCTGATTTCCGCGCCGCTGCTCGGCACGACGGCCATCGCGCCCAGCGTGTTTCTGCTGTGGGACGCTATCGGCGCATCGCTGTGGACGGGCGTGTATCTGATCGGCGGCGCGGCGCTGCATGACCAGATCGTGCAGGCGATGCTGCTGGTCCGGAACAACGGCGGCACGATCTTCGACGCGTTCGCGGCCATCTGCGTGACGGTGCTCCTGTATCGCTGGGTGCGGCGCGTGCAGTTCCGGCGCCTGCTCGCGAAGACGCGTATCAGCCCCGACCAGCTCGACACGATGATGCGCTCGGACGCGCCGCCGCTGATCTTCGATGCACGACCGCGCAGCGTGCGCGAACAGGAGGCGTACCGCATCGCGGGCGCCTATCCGCTCGATCTCGACTCGCCGGACAAGCTCGACGCCGTGCTGCTCGCGCATCCTATCGTCGTGTATTGCGTCTGTCCGAGCGAGGCGACGGCGCGGCGCATCATCGCGCAGTTGCATCGCAAGGGCATCCGGCATGCCCACGCGCTGAAGGGCGGGCTGGACGCGTGGGAAAAGCGCGGCTATCCCGTCGAGCCGCTGCCGTCCGATTTCTACACGTCGCTGGAACGGCTCGCGGTCGACGTGCCGGAAGGCGAATACACGGTACGCGCGACGATGGCGAGCTGA
- a CDS encoding porin: MKKSLLALATLGVFTASAHAQSSVTLYGLIDTGLVYTNNQQGHSNWQMVTSSTQNTVFGLKGSEDLGGGLHAVFKLEQGFLLNNGAQAFSGSAFGSQAWVGLQSDPYGTLTFGRQFDVMNDLVGPLTAEFNTWGGSMAAHPFENDNLAANSVVINNSVKYTSPTWSGVTLETMYSFSNKAGDFANNRSYGFGVSYVMGPVNLAAGYLQFNNAGNGTGAATSSDTTANFIAERQRIWSVGGNYTFGPATVGLVWSHSQIDNAAGVFSFGTGTYLGSNDSSAGTLAGSLRLDNYEVNAKYALTPALSVSGAYTYTHGAYNGSSPGWNTAMLQTDYSLSKRTDFYLEGVYQSVHGAPTGSVLSHAMINTLSPSSTDTQVAVTVGLRHAF, from the coding sequence ATGAAGAAATCTTTACTCGCCCTCGCAACCCTCGGCGTTTTTACCGCTTCCGCGCATGCGCAAAGCAGCGTGACGCTTTATGGTCTTATCGACACCGGTCTGGTGTACACCAATAACCAGCAGGGCCACAGCAACTGGCAGATGGTGACCAGTTCGACGCAGAACACGGTGTTCGGGCTCAAGGGCTCCGAAGATCTCGGGGGCGGCCTGCATGCCGTGTTCAAGCTCGAGCAGGGCTTCTTGCTGAACAACGGCGCGCAGGCATTTTCGGGCAGTGCGTTCGGTTCGCAGGCGTGGGTCGGCCTGCAAAGCGATCCGTACGGCACGTTGACGTTCGGCCGGCAATTCGACGTGATGAACGACCTCGTCGGCCCGCTGACAGCCGAGTTCAACACATGGGGCGGCAGCATGGCCGCGCATCCGTTCGAGAACGACAACCTTGCCGCGAACTCCGTCGTCATCAACAACTCGGTCAAGTACACCAGCCCGACGTGGAGCGGCGTCACGCTCGAAACGATGTATAGCTTCAGCAACAAGGCAGGCGACTTCGCGAACAATCGCTCGTATGGCTTCGGCGTGTCGTATGTGATGGGCCCCGTCAATCTCGCCGCCGGATACCTGCAGTTCAACAATGCGGGCAACGGCACCGGTGCGGCCACGTCGTCGGATACGACCGCGAACTTCATCGCCGAACGTCAGCGTATCTGGTCGGTTGGCGGCAACTACACGTTTGGTCCGGCGACGGTCGGTCTGGTGTGGAGTCATTCGCAGATCGATAACGCGGCGGGTGTGTTCTCGTTCGGCACGGGCACCTATCTCGGCTCAAACGATTCGTCGGCGGGAACGCTGGCCGGTTCGTTGCGACTGGATAACTACGAGGTGAACGCGAAATACGCGCTGACGCCGGCGCTGAGCGTATCGGGCGCATACACGTACACGCACGGCGCGTACAACGGCTCGTCGCCGGGATGGAATACGGCAATGCTGCAAACCGACTACTCGCTCAGCAAGCGCACCGACTTCTACCTCGAAGGCGTCTATCAGAGCGTGCATGGCGCACCGACGGGTTCGGTGCTCTCGCATGCGATGATCAACACGCTGTCGCCGTCGTCGACGGATACACAGGTTGCCGTGACGGTCGGGCTGCGTCACGCGTTCTGA
- a CDS encoding cupin domain-containing protein has translation MFRSKRIVAALLVMAGALTHQARAEAPAAIVTPVMTKPLDDYPGKEALMILVEYPPGAADPVHRHHAHGFIYVLEGSIVMQVRGGKEVTLTPGQSFYEGPNDVHTVGHNASQTKPAKFLVLLLKDKGAPVLVPEK, from the coding sequence ATGTTTCGCTCGAAGAGAATTGTCGCAGCCCTGCTCGTCATGGCGGGCGCGTTGACCCACCAGGCCCGCGCCGAGGCGCCGGCGGCTATCGTGACCCCTGTCATGACCAAGCCGCTCGACGACTATCCCGGCAAGGAAGCGTTGATGATCCTGGTCGAATATCCGCCTGGCGCCGCGGACCCGGTGCATCGGCATCATGCGCATGGCTTCATCTACGTGCTGGAAGGATCGATCGTGATGCAGGTCAGAGGCGGCAAGGAGGTCACGCTGACGCCGGGCCAGTCCTTCTATGAAGGCCCGAACGATGTCCACACGGTGGGCCACAACGCGAGCCAGACGAAGCCGGCGAAGTTTCTGGTGCTGCTGCTGAAGGACAAGGGCGCGCCCGTGCTGGTGCCGGAGAAGTAA
- a CDS encoding porin yields MLRRTLATAALSLAGSVAHAQSSVTLYGLIDTGITYANHVATSTGHGSLVRYADGVAQGSRWGIRGKEDLGGGLSAIFTLEGGFSSGDGTIAQGGALFGRQAWVGLNRNGVGSLTFGRQYSLSRDYLHNYAMGHETPAGNYAYHINDLDQLTSSRINNSVKFSSANFNGLTFGVLYGFSNQAGAFSGSPTTTTGTTTTQGSSRTFSAGVNYTPGPFAIGAAYTDIRFPGSATPAFTASIANINTGPLRDLRTFGIGSSYLIGRGKVWGNWTHTQLTQIASHESTVNNYEVGGKYAFTNAFSGGLGYTFSDLSGEFSGKWHQVNSFVDYALSKRTDVYALAIYQKASGSNVVNGHEVPVQAEIGASSSFIGNSGTGANSQLAVRVGLRHLF; encoded by the coding sequence ATGTTAAGAAGAACGCTTGCTACTGCGGCATTGAGCCTGGCCGGTTCCGTCGCGCACGCGCAAAGCAGCGTGACGCTGTATGGTTTGATCGATACAGGCATCACCTATGCGAACCATGTCGCCACGTCGACCGGACATGGTTCTCTCGTCCGATATGCCGACGGTGTCGCGCAAGGCAGCCGCTGGGGTATTCGCGGCAAGGAAGATCTCGGTGGCGGCCTCTCGGCCATCTTCACGCTCGAAGGCGGTTTCAGTTCCGGCGACGGCACGATCGCACAAGGCGGCGCGCTGTTCGGACGACAAGCCTGGGTCGGATTGAACAGGAACGGCGTTGGCTCGCTGACGTTCGGCCGTCAGTACTCGCTGTCCAGAGACTACCTCCACAACTACGCGATGGGCCACGAGACGCCGGCTGGCAACTACGCCTATCACATCAACGATCTGGATCAGCTGACATCGAGCCGCATCAACAACTCGGTCAAGTTCAGCAGCGCGAACTTCAATGGCCTGACGTTCGGCGTGCTCTATGGCTTTTCGAATCAGGCAGGCGCGTTCTCGGGCTCACCCACCACGACCACGGGCACCACGACGACGCAAGGTTCATCGAGAACGTTTAGCGCCGGCGTCAACTACACGCCGGGTCCGTTCGCGATCGGCGCCGCCTACACCGATATCCGCTTTCCCGGCAGCGCGACGCCCGCCTTCACGGCCAGCATCGCGAACATCAATACGGGGCCGCTGCGCGATCTGCGCACCTTCGGCATCGGCAGCAGCTATCTGATTGGGCGCGGCAAGGTGTGGGGCAACTGGACGCATACGCAACTCACGCAGATCGCGTCACACGAGTCGACAGTGAACAACTATGAAGTGGGCGGAAAATATGCGTTCACGAACGCATTCAGCGGCGGGCTCGGTTACACGTTCTCCGATCTGAGCGGCGAGTTCAGCGGCAAATGGCATCAGGTGAACAGCTTCGTCGACTATGCCCTGTCGAAACGAACCGACGTGTATGCACTTGCCATCTATCAGAAGGCATCGGGCAGCAACGTCGTCAATGGACACGAAGTGCCCGTGCAGGCCGAAATCGGCGCGAGTTCGAGCTTTATCGGCAATTCGGGAACGGGCGCCAATTCGCAGCTTGCCGTGCGCGTTGGCTTGCGGCATCTGTTCTGA
- a CDS encoding LysR family transcriptional regulator translates to MSDYAPRRSVTGADDPIASTFATSFAGVVSFLAVANEGSFARAGDRLGIGRSSVSRNVQKLEAQLDTRLFLRTTRSTSLTREGELFFENCQAGVERIVQALEEMRELRSGPPRGRLRIYSTPGFGRRIVAPLLRGFHAQYPDISLELLLNDRPADFTVDRIDVSFRDGRMEDSEIVARQLIPMQMLVCASPAYAAAHGLPRAVDELADHRCINLRAASGRVREWEFKVDGLPLRRQLHAPHTFNDPDLILQAVLDGQGIAQLPGYQVGDLLGEGRLVTCLSQYAPDDSGHYICYLSRKHLPARIRVFVDYMTEHTRALDLHCLTTLDAMSTVD, encoded by the coding sequence ATGTCAGACTACGCACCGCGCCGCTCCGTTACGGGCGCCGACGATCCGATTGCTAGCACGTTTGCAACCAGTTTCGCCGGCGTCGTTTCCTTTCTTGCCGTTGCCAACGAAGGCAGCTTCGCCAGAGCAGGCGATCGCCTCGGCATCGGCCGCTCGTCCGTCAGCCGGAACGTGCAGAAGCTGGAGGCCCAGCTGGACACGCGCCTCTTTCTGCGCACGACCCGCAGTACGTCCCTGACGCGCGAAGGCGAGCTTTTCTTCGAGAACTGTCAGGCGGGCGTCGAGCGCATCGTCCAGGCGCTCGAAGAGATGCGCGAGCTGCGCAGCGGGCCGCCGCGCGGGCGGCTGCGCATCTACTCGACGCCGGGCTTCGGGCGCAGGATCGTCGCGCCGTTGCTGCGCGGTTTTCACGCGCAGTACCCGGATATTTCGCTGGAACTGCTGCTCAACGACCGTCCCGCCGACTTCACCGTCGATCGCATCGACGTATCGTTTCGCGACGGGCGCATGGAAGACAGCGAGATCGTCGCGCGTCAACTGATCCCCATGCAGATGCTCGTCTGCGCGTCGCCCGCGTATGCAGCCGCGCACGGCTTGCCGCGCGCTGTCGATGAACTGGCCGATCATCGCTGCATCAACCTGCGTGCGGCATCGGGGCGCGTCAGGGAGTGGGAGTTCAAGGTCGACGGCCTGCCGCTGCGCCGTCAGCTGCATGCGCCGCATACGTTCAACGACCCCGATCTGATTCTCCAGGCCGTGCTCGATGGACAAGGCATCGCGCAACTGCCCGGTTATCAGGTGGGCGATCTGCTTGGCGAGGGGCGTCTCGTCACCTGTCTCTCCCAATATGCACCCGACGACAGCGGCCACTACATCTGCTATCTGAGCCGCAAGCATCTTCCGGCGCGCATCCGCGTGTTCGTCGACTACATGACCGAGCACACGCGAGCGCTCGACCTGCATTGCCTGACCACGCTGGATGCGATGTCGACCGTCGACTGA
- a CDS encoding RNA polymerase sigma-70 factor: MDADAHAFNQLRPRLQKIAYRMLSSVAEAEDIVQDVWLRWHAADHASIDNAEAWLVSVTTRMSIDRLRAARIQREHYTGIWLPEPEISDSPATPEEMSERADDVSVAFLLLLERLTPEARAAFLLREVFDADYDEVANAIGKTESACRQLVSRAKAQLRDERPRYAVPRETHRQLLQSFAQALASADFHAINAFLAEDATLIGDGGGKVTSFPKPMVGGRRIAQLFYASLLRFPGGVHVRLVTLNGQSALLRYMEGKLESAMSFETDGERIVSIHVQRNPDKLARIAAAYGEP, from the coding sequence ATGGACGCCGACGCCCACGCCTTCAACCAGCTTCGCCCGCGCCTGCAGAAAATCGCCTACCGGATGCTCAGTTCCGTCGCCGAAGCCGAGGACATCGTGCAGGACGTCTGGCTGCGCTGGCATGCCGCCGACCACGCGAGCATCGACAACGCGGAAGCGTGGCTCGTCTCCGTCACGACGCGCATGTCCATCGACCGTCTGCGTGCCGCCAGGATCCAGCGCGAGCACTACACGGGCATCTGGTTGCCCGAGCCTGAAATCAGCGATTCGCCCGCTACGCCGGAGGAAATGAGCGAGCGCGCCGACGATGTATCCGTCGCGTTCCTGCTGCTGCTCGAACGGCTCACGCCTGAAGCGCGCGCCGCGTTCCTGCTGCGCGAAGTCTTCGATGCGGACTACGACGAAGTGGCCAATGCGATCGGCAAGACGGAGTCCGCCTGCCGTCAACTGGTGAGCCGCGCGAAGGCGCAACTGCGCGACGAGCGCCCGCGCTACGCGGTGCCGCGCGAGACGCATCGCCAGTTGTTGCAGAGCTTTGCGCAGGCGCTCGCGAGCGCCGACTTCCACGCCATCAACGCATTCCTCGCCGAAGACGCCACCCTGATCGGCGACGGCGGCGGCAAGGTGACGAGCTTCCCGAAGCCGATGGTCGGTGGGCGGCGCATCGCGCAGCTTTTCTACGCGTCGTTGCTGCGCTTCCCGGGCGGGGTGCATGTCAGGCTCGTGACGCTCAATGGTCAGAGCGCGCTGCTGCGTTATATGGAAGGCAAGCTGGAATCGGCGATGTCGTTCGAAACGGACGGCGAGCGCATCGTCAGCATTCACGTGCAACGCAATCCCGACAAGCTGGCGCGCATCGCCGCCGCTTACGGCGAACCCTGA
- a CDS encoding alpha/beta hydrolase, translated as MSSEPARRALLAAAWIALALTAANFAQAAANAAPSRQDAPVAHVADQAMRVPTPDGDGDGTLPLYADRNIDGAEPDVTRVFIIVHGTLRNADQYFATGQQVLAAAGADATRSMIVAPQFLTTRDLRAFQMPASTLAWSEAGWKEGAPARRPASISSFTALDALLEHFDDRRRYPALSMVTVIGHSAGAQVVQRYAVAGRAEETLARDGIRVRYVVANPSSYLYFDDARPVSRGVFQHVDAQACPRAVEWKYGMVDPPAYVAAQDATDIEARYAKRDVVYLLGMDDVDPRTHFIDRSCAAMAQGPFRLARGLGYFDYLQSRYPVGLTQRVVEVPGVGHDARRMLTSDCGMAVLFDGRTPSSCPAESEAPSR; from the coding sequence ATGTCTTCAGAACCGGCACGCCGCGCGTTGCTCGCCGCGGCATGGATCGCTTTGGCATTGACTGCGGCAAACTTCGCGCAGGCCGCCGCGAACGCTGCGCCGTCGCGACAGGATGCGCCCGTCGCGCATGTCGCCGATCAGGCCATGCGCGTCCCTACGCCCGACGGCGACGGCGACGGCACCTTGCCACTCTACGCCGATCGCAACATCGACGGCGCAGAACCCGACGTCACCCGCGTATTCATCATCGTTCACGGCACGCTGCGCAACGCCGACCAGTACTTCGCCACCGGGCAGCAAGTACTCGCCGCAGCCGGCGCGGACGCGACACGAAGCATGATCGTCGCGCCGCAGTTTCTGACGACGCGCGATCTCCGCGCGTTTCAGATGCCCGCGAGTACGCTTGCGTGGTCCGAAGCCGGATGGAAGGAAGGTGCGCCCGCGCGCCGCCCCGCATCGATCAGTTCTTTCACGGCGCTCGATGCCCTGCTCGAACACTTCGATGACCGGCGGCGCTATCCCGCGTTATCGATGGTGACGGTGATCGGGCATTCGGCGGGTGCGCAGGTCGTGCAGCGTTATGCCGTGGCCGGGCGCGCTGAAGAAACGTTGGCGCGCGACGGCATCCGCGTGCGGTACGTCGTCGCGAATCCGTCGAGCTATCTGTACTTCGACGATGCACGTCCCGTATCGCGCGGCGTTTTCCAGCACGTCGATGCGCAGGCTTGTCCGCGCGCTGTCGAATGGAAATACGGCATGGTCGACCCACCAGCTTATGTTGCCGCGCAGGATGCGACAGATATCGAGGCTCGCTACGCGAAGCGCGATGTCGTCTATCTGCTCGGCATGGATGACGTGGACCCGCGCACGCACTTTATCGACCGCTCCTGTGCGGCGATGGCGCAAGGTCCGTTTCGGCTCGCGCGTGGGCTTGGGTACTTCGATTACCTGCAAAGCCGGTATCCCGTCGGGCTGACTCAGCGTGTAGTGGAAGTGCCCGGCGTGGGACATGACGCGCGGCGCATGTTGACATCGGACTGCGGGATGGCGGTGCTGTTCGACGGGCGGACGCCGTCGTCATGTCCTGCTGAAAGCGAAGCGCCGTCGCGGTGA
- a CDS encoding response regulator, with product MPTVLLVDDDVETLDAWQCVCEAHGYATCLAEDGRAALDMLRERDVDVVVADWRMPVMSGSVLCHHVRNEQNLAEIVFILVSGEPSPPAFVYYDGFLRKPLDPTDLLSAMDRLLLERAADGRRRRNVSTSSPKNG from the coding sequence ATGCCGACAGTGCTGCTTGTAGATGACGACGTTGAAACGCTGGACGCATGGCAATGCGTGTGTGAAGCGCATGGCTATGCGACCTGTCTCGCGGAAGATGGGCGCGCCGCGCTGGATATGCTGCGCGAGCGCGACGTGGATGTCGTCGTCGCAGACTGGCGGATGCCCGTGATGTCGGGCAGCGTGCTGTGCCATCACGTGCGCAACGAGCAGAACCTCGCGGAGATCGTGTTCATTCTCGTATCGGGCGAACCGAGCCCGCCCGCGTTCGTGTACTACGACGGCTTTTTGCGCAAGCCGCTGGACCCGACGGATCTGCTGTCTGCCATGGACAGGCTGTTGCTGGAACGCGCCGCTGATGGGAGGCGCAGACGCAACGTCTCTACCTCCTCGCCGAAGAACGGATAA
- a CDS encoding sterol desaturase family protein codes for MEHFGKLPLYASAVIVFVSLIEAVVLSRKKRSTATPFAWYEVWISLFDLVGRKLLALLPLSLATPVFALAWDHRLFTVSINSALMVFALFIGQEFCYYWYHRASHRMRFFWATHAVHHSPNQLTLSTAYRLGVTGKLTGSAMFFTPLVFLGVRPEVVLLTLYMNLLYQFWLHTTWVPKLGWLEYVFNTPSAHRVHHASNVEYLDANYGGVLIIFDRLFGTYVEERAEEPCRYGLVTPTTSRNPFVVEFEHWATLIRDVVTAKSVWIAINHVIQPPGWLPDGGGETTEELRRKSKPVRSEVETVNG; via the coding sequence ATGGAACACTTCGGAAAACTTCCTCTTTACGCTTCGGCCGTCATCGTATTCGTGTCGCTGATCGAAGCAGTCGTGCTCAGCAGAAAAAAACGCAGCACCGCGACGCCGTTCGCGTGGTACGAAGTCTGGATTTCGCTGTTCGACCTGGTCGGGCGCAAGCTGCTCGCGCTGTTGCCGCTCTCCCTCGCGACACCCGTCTTCGCCCTCGCATGGGACCACCGGCTCTTCACTGTGTCGATCAATAGCGCGCTGATGGTGTTCGCGCTCTTCATCGGACAGGAGTTCTGCTACTACTGGTATCACCGCGCGTCGCACCGGATGCGCTTCTTCTGGGCCACGCATGCCGTGCATCACTCGCCGAACCAGTTGACGCTGTCCACTGCCTACCGCCTCGGCGTGACGGGCAAGCTGACGGGCTCGGCGATGTTCTTCACGCCGCTCGTGTTCCTCGGCGTGCGTCCTGAAGTCGTGCTGCTGACGCTCTATATGAACCTGCTGTACCAGTTCTGGCTGCATACGACGTGGGTGCCGAAGCTCGGCTGGCTCGAATACGTGTTCAATACGCCGTCCGCGCACCGTGTGCATCACGCTTCGAACGTCGAGTATCTCGATGCGAACTACGGCGGCGTGCTGATCATCTTCGACCGTCTGTTCGGCACCTATGTCGAAGAACGCGCCGAGGAACCCTGCCGCTACGGTCTTGTCACGCCGACCACGTCGCGCAATCCGTTCGTCGTCGAGTTCGAGCACTGGGCCACGCTGATTCGGGATGTCGTCACGGCGAAGAGCGTGTGGATCGCGATCAATCATGTGATCCAGCCGCCGGGCTGGTTGCCCGATGGCGGCGGCGAAACGACGGAAGAGCTGCGCCGCAAGAGCAAGCCGGTGCGTAGCGAGGTCGAGACCGTCAACGGTTGA
- a CDS encoding aldo/keto reductase, with protein MEYRHLGASGFKVPVLSFGTGTFGGKGEFFQAWGATDVAEARKLIDICLDAGVTMFDTADIYSNGASESILGEALKGRRDKTIISTKATFRFDENDPNAVGSSRFHLIQAVDNALKRLQTDYIDLFQLHGFDAKTPVEETLSTLNDLVRAGKIRYTGVSNFSGWHLQKSLDVADRYGYPRYVANQTYYSLIGRDYEWELMPLGIDQGVGAVVWSPLGWGRLTGKIRRGQPLPDQSRLHKTADMGPPVPEEYLYRVVDALDAIAEETGKTIPQIALNWLLQRPTVSTVLIGARNEEQLRQNLGAVGWNLTQEQVAKLDEASKVRPAYPYWHQEGFAERNPFPV; from the coding sequence ATGGAATATCGACACCTGGGCGCGTCAGGATTCAAGGTGCCCGTACTCAGCTTCGGCACGGGCACGTTCGGCGGCAAAGGCGAATTTTTTCAGGCGTGGGGCGCAACGGATGTCGCCGAAGCACGCAAGCTCATCGATATCTGTCTCGACGCCGGCGTCACGATGTTCGACACCGCCGACATCTATTCGAACGGCGCATCGGAATCGATTCTCGGCGAGGCATTGAAAGGGCGCCGCGACAAGACCATCATCTCGACGAAAGCCACCTTTCGCTTCGATGAAAACGATCCGAATGCCGTGGGCTCGTCGCGTTTCCACCTGATCCAGGCAGTCGATAACGCGCTCAAGCGTCTGCAAACCGACTATATCGATCTATTCCAGTTGCATGGCTTCGATGCGAAGACGCCCGTTGAAGAAACGCTCTCGACGTTGAACGATCTCGTGCGGGCGGGCAAGATCCGCTACACGGGCGTGTCGAATTTCTCGGGCTGGCATCTGCAGAAATCGCTCGATGTCGCGGACCGCTATGGTTATCCGCGATACGTGGCGAACCAGACGTATTACTCGCTGATCGGACGCGACTACGAATGGGAACTGATGCCGCTCGGCATCGACCAGGGCGTGGGCGCTGTCGTGTGGAGTCCGCTGGGCTGGGGCCGTCTGACGGGCAAGATCCGTCGAGGCCAGCCGCTGCCGGACCAGAGCCGCTTGCACAAGACAGCGGACATGGGCCCGCCCGTGCCGGAAGAATATCTGTATCGCGTGGTGGATGCACTGGACGCGATCGCTGAAGAAACGGGCAAGACGATTCCGCAGATCGCGCTGAACTGGCTGCTGCAGCGGCCCACTGTATCGACGGTGCTGATCGGCGCGCGCAACGAGGAGCAATTGCGTCAGAACCTCGGCGCGGTGGGCTGGAATCTCACGCAAGAGCAGGTCGCGAAGCTCGATGAAGCGAGCAAGGTCCGGCCGGCGTATCCGTACTGGCATCAGGAAGGATTCGCGGAACGCAATCCGTTCCCCGTATGA
- a CDS encoding carboxymuconolactone decarboxylase family protein codes for MTQRINYFQQSPELSKKFIEFSNQLKDCAIEEPIRDLVNIRASQINGCGFCLDMHVKEATIHGERALRLHHVATWRESTLFSPRERAALAWTEVLTTLPEHGVPDDIYERVRGQFSEKELSDLTFEVMSINAWNRANVAFRTVPGSFDKAFGLDKANLA; via the coding sequence ATGACTCAGCGTATCAACTACTTTCAACAATCGCCCGAGCTATCGAAGAAGTTCATCGAGTTCAGCAACCAGCTGAAGGACTGCGCGATCGAAGAACCGATCCGCGATCTCGTCAACATTCGCGCTTCGCAGATCAACGGTTGCGGCTTTTGCCTCGACATGCACGTGAAGGAAGCGACCATTCACGGCGAGCGCGCGCTGCGCCTTCACCATGTGGCGACCTGGCGCGAGTCGACGCTGTTCTCGCCGCGCGAACGCGCCGCCCTCGCGTGGACGGAAGTGCTGACGACATTGCCCGAGCACGGCGTGCCCGACGATATCTACGAGCGCGTGCGCGGCCAGTTCTCGGAAAAGGAACTGTCGGACCTGACGTTCGAAGTGATGTCCATCAACGCCTGGAACCGCGCGAACGTGGCGTTCAGGACGGTGCCGGGATCGTTCGACAAGGCTTTCGGACTCGACAAGGCGAACCTCGCCTGA